In Burkholderia sp. NRF60-BP8, a single window of DNA contains:
- the ndk gene encoding nucleoside-diphosphate kinase: MAIERTLSIIKPDAVAKNVIGQIYSRFEGAGLKIVAARMAHLSRADAEKFYAVHAARPFFKDLVDFMISGPVMIQVLEGEGAILKNRDLMGATDPKKAEKGTIRADFADSIDANAVHGSDAAETAAVEIAFFFPEMNVYSR, encoded by the coding sequence ATGGCAATCGAGCGCACCCTGTCGATCATCAAGCCGGATGCGGTGGCAAAGAACGTGATCGGCCAGATCTACAGCCGTTTCGAAGGCGCCGGCCTGAAGATCGTCGCAGCGCGCATGGCGCACCTGTCGCGTGCCGACGCAGAGAAGTTCTACGCAGTTCACGCAGCGCGTCCGTTTTTCAAGGACCTCGTCGATTTCATGATCTCGGGCCCGGTGATGATCCAGGTTCTGGAAGGTGAAGGCGCGATCCTGAAGAACCGCGACCTGATGGGCGCAACGGATCCGAAGAAGGCGGAAAAGGGCACGATCCGCGCCGACTTCGCCGACAGCATCGACGCGAACGCCGTGCACGGCTCGGACGCTGCGGAAACGGCAGCGGTCGAAATCGCGTTCTTCTTCCCGGAAATGAACGTTTACTCGCGTTAA
- a CDS encoding Bax inhibitor-1/YccA family protein, with translation MNDYPYNFGRGGSVSTAAVRNRVLRNTYWLLALSMVPTVLGAWVGVATGFSLFAATSPMMSLLAFFAIAFGFMFAIERTKNSAAGVFVLLGFTFFMGLMLSRLLSFILGFSNGPSLIMLAFGGTGIIFAAMATIATVSKRDFSGLGKWLFMGVIVILLASVANIFLQLPALMLTVSVLAIAIFSAYMLFDVQRVVNGGETNYISATLAIYLDLYNVFTNLLALLGIFGGNRN, from the coding sequence ATGAACGACTATCCGTACAATTTCGGCCGCGGCGGTTCCGTCAGCACCGCCGCGGTGCGCAACCGCGTGCTGCGGAACACGTACTGGCTGCTCGCGCTGTCGATGGTGCCGACCGTGCTGGGCGCCTGGGTCGGCGTCGCGACGGGCTTCTCGCTGTTCGCGGCCACGAGCCCGATGATGAGCCTGCTCGCGTTCTTCGCGATCGCGTTCGGCTTCATGTTCGCGATCGAGCGGACCAAGAACAGCGCGGCCGGCGTGTTCGTGCTGCTCGGCTTCACGTTCTTCATGGGCCTGATGCTGTCGCGGCTGCTGAGCTTCATCCTCGGCTTCTCGAACGGCCCGTCGCTGATCATGCTCGCGTTCGGCGGCACCGGCATCATCTTCGCCGCGATGGCGACGATCGCCACCGTCAGCAAGCGCGACTTCTCCGGGCTCGGCAAGTGGCTGTTCATGGGCGTGATCGTGATCCTGCTCGCGTCGGTCGCGAACATCTTCCTGCAACTGCCGGCGCTGATGCTCACCGTGTCGGTGCTCGCGATCGCGATCTTCTCGGCTTACATGCTGTTCGACGTCCAGCGCGTCGTGAACGGCGGCGAGACGAACTACATCTCGGCCACGCTCGCGATCTACCTCGACCTGTACAACGTGTTCACGAACCTGCTCGCGCTGCTCGGCATCTTCGGCGGCAACCGCAACTGA
- the rlmD gene encoding 23S rRNA (uracil(1939)-C(5))-methyltransferase RlmD translates to MSEAVPTSARKSKNAPVAPGPAPVLEIESLDMEARGVGRTMTEDGQPGKVIFVEGALPGERVTYSSYRRKPSYEQATVVDILRPSVLRTQPKCEFFGTCGGCSMQHLDMRAQVAVKQRVLEDNLWHLAKLRAETMFAPIHGPSWGYRYRARLTVRNVAKKGGVLVGFHEKKSSYVADMTSCEVLPPHVSAMLVPLRRLVEGLSIRDRMPQIELAVGSSVTALVLRVLEPIDADDEALLRAFADEHNVQFWLQPKGPDTVTPFYPLDVSLDYTLPEFGIRMPFKPTDFTQVNHQINRVLVGRALRLLAPSRDDRVLDLFCGIGNFTLPLARLSREVMGIEGSDTLTTRALANARENGVDGHTTFACRNLFEVTGDDLRALGAFDKFLIDPPREGALAVSKALAEIAQSGTGPLPKRIVYVSCNPSTLARDAGLLVHEAGYRLKGAGVVNMFPNTSHVESIALFERD, encoded by the coding sequence GTGTCCGAAGCCGTCCCCACTTCTGCGCGCAAATCGAAAAACGCGCCCGTCGCGCCCGGGCCCGCCCCGGTTCTCGAGATCGAATCGCTCGACATGGAAGCGCGCGGTGTCGGCCGCACGATGACCGAGGACGGTCAGCCGGGCAAGGTGATCTTCGTCGAAGGCGCGCTGCCGGGCGAGCGCGTGACCTATTCGAGCTATCGCCGCAAGCCGAGCTACGAACAGGCGACGGTAGTCGACATTCTGCGCCCGAGCGTGCTGCGCACGCAGCCGAAGTGCGAATTCTTCGGCACCTGCGGCGGCTGCTCGATGCAGCATCTCGACATGCGCGCGCAGGTGGCGGTCAAGCAGCGCGTGCTCGAAGACAATTTGTGGCATCTGGCGAAGCTGCGTGCGGAAACGATGTTCGCGCCGATCCACGGTCCGTCGTGGGGTTATCGCTACCGAGCGCGCCTGACCGTGCGCAACGTGGCGAAGAAGGGCGGCGTGCTGGTCGGCTTCCACGAGAAGAAGAGCAGCTACGTCGCCGACATGACGAGTTGCGAAGTGCTGCCGCCGCACGTGTCGGCAATGCTCGTGCCGCTGCGCCGGCTCGTCGAAGGGCTGTCGATTCGCGACCGGATGCCGCAGATCGAACTCGCGGTCGGCTCGTCGGTCACCGCGCTCGTGCTGCGCGTGCTGGAGCCGATCGACGCGGACGACGAAGCGCTGCTGCGCGCGTTTGCGGACGAGCACAACGTGCAGTTCTGGCTGCAGCCGAAGGGTCCCGACACGGTGACGCCGTTCTATCCGCTCGACGTCTCGCTCGATTACACGCTGCCGGAATTCGGCATCCGCATGCCGTTCAAGCCGACCGACTTCACGCAGGTCAACCACCAGATCAATCGCGTGCTGGTGGGGCGGGCGCTGCGCCTGCTCGCGCCGTCGCGCGACGATCGCGTGCTCGACCTCTTCTGCGGGATCGGCAACTTCACGCTGCCGCTTGCGCGGCTGTCGCGCGAAGTGATGGGCATCGAGGGCAGCGACACGCTGACCACGCGCGCGCTGGCGAACGCACGCGAGAACGGTGTCGACGGTCACACGACGTTCGCGTGCCGGAACCTGTTCGAAGTGACGGGCGACGACCTCCGCGCACTCGGCGCCTTCGACAAGTTCCTGATCGACCCGCCGCGCGAAGGCGCGCTCGCGGTATCGAAGGCGCTGGCCGAGATCGCGCAGAGTGGCACAGGCCCGCTGCCGAAGCGCATCGTCTACGTGTCGTGCAACCCGTCGACGCTCGCGCGCGATGCGGGCCTGCTCGTGCACGAGGCCGGTTACCGGCTGAAGGGCGCCGGCGTCGTGAACATGTTCCCGAATACGTCGCACGTCGAATCGATCGCGCTGTTCGAGCGCGACTGA